One window of Aspergillus oryzae RIB40 DNA, chromosome 3 genomic DNA carries:
- a CDS encoding thioesterase family protein (predicted protein), with protein sequence MNGALEQLSFLRRTAAGPAILTVQDMKLGARTSTIHINLCQPSEKKAKKGELEIKVAGYITVSPSTAEVGISSNTGWDLQPAAQPGTGPNGSVNLAALGQTGRDGKWVLLQPPYPKFRRATLQLELYGPDPALGKPKVIDQWSRFRPGGDREARWTNEAVAFLVDMFPMALGGLDQMASASTPSQELAEKTARFWYPTVTLNIDFKKRLPAQGAEWLYSRIHTKVVRDGRTDLNVVILDEQGDVVALSTQVGLVLSASRNLGQRQTKI encoded by the exons ATGAATGGTGCATTGGAACAG CTTTCGTTTCTGCGTCGCACGGCTGCTGGCCCAGCCATACTGACAGTGCAAGATATGAAATTGGGGGCACGCACCAGTACGATCCATATCAACCTATGCCAGCCGAgtgagaagaaagcaaagaaaggcgaGCTAGAAATCAAGGTCGCCGGCTATATCACTGTGAGTCCGTCTACCGCCGAAGTAGGCATCAGCTCCAATACTGGCTGGGACCTACAGCCAGCTGCGCAGCCTGGAACAGGGCCGAATGGCAGCGTGAACCTGGCGGCGCTGGGCCAAACTGGCCGCGATGGTAAATGGGTGCTTCTTCAGCCACCATATCCCAAGTTCCGCCGCGCAACCTTGCAGCTCGAGCTGTATGGGCCCGACCCCGCTTTGGGGAAGCCTAAAGTGATCGATCAGTGGTCGCGATTCCGGCCGGGCGGAGATCGCGAGGCGCGGTGGACCAACGAGGCCGTGGCATTTCTAGTGGATATGTTCCCGATGGCGCTTGGTGGGCTTGATCAAATGGCGTCAGCGTCCACACCATCACAAGAGTTAGCGGAGAAGACTGCCCGGTTTTGGTACCCTACCGTTACTTTGAACATCGACTTCAAGAAGCGATTGCCTGCGCAGGGTGCGGAATGGCTATACAGTCGAATTCATACTAAAGTGGTGCGCGATGGCCGAACAGATCTGAATGTAGTGATACTGGACGAGCAGGGTGATGTAGTGGCGTTGAGCACACAGGTGGGTTTGGTGTTGAGCGCCAGCCGGAACCTAGGACAACGGCAGACAAAGATATAA
- a CDS encoding PaaI family thioesterase (predicted protein), producing MNRSYEHTKKEKMVDVKPPSIMNAPLTEEASLDSFRSHPHANRLLNHPEYYPIRTWSRLPKPSTGEDGYFAGTLATSITIPHCLTLRRRWLPPLAAARPPWPSPTDDPVSSEPSALPPDIFMLLDLATPGVSGHPSTAHGGIIATCIDEAMSLAVTLYSPPPELDASDHKGSEEDQTPRGKLYTSQLDVRYKRPVAVPGLLIIRAKVVGRVGRKFWVRAQVLQADEENPDQLVVTTDAMAFWLQTTSTL from the coding sequence ATGAATCGATCATATGAACAtacaaagaaggaaaaaatgGTTGATGTCAAACCCCCCTCCATCATGAATGCTCCCTTAACGGAAGAAGCATCTCTCGATTCCTTTCGTTCCCATCCCCACGCCAACCGTCTGCTCAACCACCCAGAATACTATCCCATCCGCACCTGGTCACGCCTTCCGAAACCCTCCACCGGCGAAGATGGCTATTTCGCTGGTACTTTAGCGACTTCGATCACCATCCCTCACTGTCTGACGCTCCGTCGTCGGTGGCTTCCTCCGCTCGCCGCCGCCCGTCCGCCGTGGCCCTCTCCTACCGATGATCCGGTCTCGTCTGAGCCGTCTGCCTTACCCCCGGACATTTTCATGCTGCTGGATCTGGCGACACCGGGCGTGAGTGGCCACCCGTCGACGGCTCATGGTGGCATTATCGCAACATGTATCGATGAGGCGATGTCGTTGGCGGTAACCTTGTACTCTCCGCCTCCCGAGTTGGACGCTTCCGATCACAAGGGAAGCGAGGAGGACCAAACTCCTCGTGGTAAATTATACACGTCGCAATTGGATGTACGGTACAAGAGACCTGTCGCGGTTCCTGGATTGCTGATCATCCGTGCTAAAGTGGTCGGCCGTGTGGGGAGAAAGTTTTGGGTGCGCGCTCAGGTCCTTCAAGCGGATGAGGAAAATCCAGACCAGTTGGTTGTCACTACTGACGCCATGGCTTTCTGGCTACAGACCACGTCGACACTGTAA
- a CDS encoding uncharacterized protein (predicted protein) has product MPVAWSWAMRTATLAVVLLVLPLLVAVPVDELSLLLDPEEPVEVGKDVAVVVDEDEPEASDAFFEPHWLWASLHFSSPSSSPGRRRRGQSPRKARRQHRCHWSMCK; this is encoded by the exons ATGCCCGTCGCATGGTCCTGGGCCATGCGCACAGCGACATTAGCGGTAGTGCTGCTTGTGCTGCCACTGCTCGTCGCGGTGCCGGTGGATGAGCTTTCGCTCTTGCTCGATCCCGAAGAACCAGTCGAGGTAGGCAAGGACGTGGCCGTAGTAGtcgatgaagacgagccAGAGGCATCGGACGCATTCTTCGAGCCACACTGGCTTTGGGCCTCCTTGCACTTCTCGTCGCCGTCAAG TTCTCCTGgcagacgaagaaggggaCAGTCTCCGCGTAAGGCGCGACGTCAGCATCGGTGCCATTGGAGCATGTGCAAGTGA
- a CDS encoding PCI domain protein (uncharacterized conserved protein, contains PCI domain) has protein sequence MPAPTTTLLIEGSFSELADEFAQYLDALRKSEGTTTIQAEISPLLEPLRQQEQSDAEPDRKQRDEVLKKLVSAASVLNNAPEKEIISAYNLLVHLIHYASDPDMFLSRICSYLAKPITSSAQFGPSLAISILSTIFNTLAPTDSSRFHVFLGIVAVIRQSGSTVAFEALKPQLTAQLPTWLSSWELDEEEAQRLHLAVADAAQAAGDPELAQTHILQALQTIPAAQASSKEARDLAIRALTSALTHPAVFDFTPLTASDAVQALRSSDSTLFELLEIFTADTLDAYEAFVTATPLAGISGGVLADAGEALQNKMRLLTLASLAASTPSRSLPYATIAASLRVPAEDVEKWVIDTIRAGLVEGKLSQLRSEFLVHRATYRVFGEKQWAEVQGRLMVWRRSLENVLGVLRTERERFVRESLQAAAAAEEAAQGKSNDKGNKSGDRRQRHGNNQQSQQQQQPQEVAAAE, from the exons ATGCCCGCACCAACTACTACCCTCCTCATCGAGGGCTCCTTTAGCGAACTCGCCGACGAGTTCGCCCAGTACCTTGACGCACTGCGCAAAAGCGAaggcaccaccaccattcAGGCCGAAATCTCCCCGCTCTTGGAACCCCTCCGCCAGCAGGAACAGAGTGACGCTGAGCCCGATCGGAAACAGCGTGATGAGGttctcaagaagctggtCTCGGCGGCTTCCGTGTTGAACAATGCTCCAGAGAAGG AGATCATCTCCGCCTACAACCTTCTCGTCCATCTTATTCACTACGCCTCAGACCCTGACATGTTCCTTTCCCGCATCTGCTCCTACCTCGCTAAACCCATCACCTCTTCCGCCCAGTTCGGACCCTCGCTGGCCATCTctatcctctccaccatcttcaacactCTCGCTCCTACCGACTCCAGCCGCTTCCATGTCTTTCTGGGTATTGTCGCAGTCATTCGTCAGTCCGGCTCTACGGTCGCTTTCGAAGCCCTCAAGCCTCAGTTGACCGCTCAGCTGCCCACCTGGCTGTCCTCCTGGgagttggatgaggaagaggctcaGCGCCTGCACCTCGCTGTTGCAGACGCCGCTCAGGCTGCCGGCGATCCGGAGCTGGCGCAGACCCATATTCTGCAGGCTCTGCAGACCATTCCAGCCGCGCAGGCTTCGTCCAAGGAGGCCCGCGACCTCGCCATCCGCGCTCTCACCTCCGCTCTCACCCACCCCGCTGTGTTCGACTTCACCCCTCTGACGGCCTCGGACGCTGTCCAGGCCCTTCGCTCTAGCGATAGCACCTTGtttgagcttcttgagaTCTTCACGGCCGACACTCTCGATGCTTACGAGGCTTTCGTCACCGCCACTCCCTTGGCAGGCATCTCCGGTGGTGTGCTGGCCGACGCTGGCGAGGCGCTGCAGAACAAGATGCGTCTGTTGACTTTGGCCTCTCTGGCCGCCTCGACCCCTTCCCGTTCCTTGCCCTATGCCACGATTGCCGCGTCTCTGCGTGTGCCGGCCGAAGATGTCGAGAAGTGGGTCATCGATACAATCCGTGCTGGTCTGGTTGAGGGCAAGCTGTCTCAGCTGCGCTCCGAATTCCTGGTACACCGCGCCACCTACCGTGTTTTCGGCGAGAAGCAGTGGGCGGAAGTGCAGGGTCGCTTGATGGTCTGGCGCCGCAGCCTCGAGAACGTTCTGGGCGTCCTCCGTACCGAGCGGGAGCGTTTCGTTCGTGAAAGCCTTCAGGCCGCCGCGGCAGCAGAGGAAGCCGCCCAGGGTAAGTCGAACGACAAGGGTAACAAGTCTGGAGATCGTCGGCAGCGCCATggcaacaaccaacaatctcagcagcaacagcagccCCAGGAGGTGGCTGCCGCAGAGTAA
- the ura6 gene encoding uridylate kinase ura6 (uridylate kinase/adenylate kinase), whose product MADTQHPTPRFSPSEVTVVFLLGGPGSGKGTQSANLVRDYGFVHLSAGDLLRAEQIREGSQYGELIKTYIREGKIVPMEITVALLSNAMADALKNGASAGEGKKARFLVDGFPRKLDQAIFFEDTVCPSELTLFLDCPEEVMEKRLLKRGETSGRDDDNAESIRKRFRTFIDTSMPVVDAFKKQNKVVSVPATGSVEEVYALIQEGFKARGVHQQ is encoded by the coding sequence ATGGCCGACACTCAACATCCCACCCCTCGTTTCTCGCCCTCCGAAGTCACagttgttttccttcttggtgGTCCCGGAAGTGGCAAGGGTACTCAATCTGCCAATCTCGTCCGCGACTACGGCTTTGTCCATCTGTCGGCGGGTGATCTACTGCGCGCCGAGCAGATCCGCGAGGGAAGCCAGTATGGTGAACTGATCAAGACTTATATCCGGGAGGGCAAGATCGTTCCGATGGAGATTACGGTGGCACTGTTGTCGAATGCCATGGCAGATGCCTTAAAGAATGGTGCTAGTGCCGGGGAGGGCAAGAAGGCCCGGTTCCTGGTCGATGGGTTCCCGCGCAAGTTGGATCAGGCTATTTTCTTCGAGGATACAGTCTGTCCTTCGGAGCTGACACTGTTCTTGGACTGCCCAGAGGAGGTTATGGAGAAGCGCCTATTGAAGCGCGGAGAGACCTCCGGCCGTGATGATGACAATGCTGAATCCATTCGGAAGCGTTTCCGCACTTTTATTGACACCAGTATGCCTGTTGTCGACGCTTTTAAAAAACAGAATAAGGTTGTGTCTGTGCCGGCCACGGGGTCTGTTGAGGAGGTGTATGCTCTTATCCAAGAGGGTTTCAAGGCTCGTGGGGTGCATCAGCAGTGA
- a CDS encoding uncharacterized protein (predicted protein): MYNEPRLTEFRPFKIRSDIAWYNACEEMASACVSLKVLHVRLAIYDWPIRLEIGELWSMPLLLFGHYDGGLDYAGIQLQMRRFQDDKLRTVERALEQTMMKPKMFQIREDERLSKELMGPIKAKKVLKIVV; encoded by the coding sequence ATGTACAATGAGCCGCGACTGACAGAATTCCGCCCATTCAAGATCCGCAGTGACATTGCTTGGTACAATGCCTGTGAAGAGATGGCATCAGCCTGTGTATCTCTGAAGGTGCTGCATGTCAGATTAGCTATTTACGATTGGCCTATCCGACTGGAAATAGGCGAACTCTGGTCTATGCCGCTTCTGTTGTTCGGCCACTATGACGGTGGCTTAGATTATGCGGGCATTCAGCTTCAAATGAGAAGGTTTCAAGACGACAAACTTCGGACTGTGGAGCGCGCTCTGGAgcagacgatgatgaagccgAAGATGTTCCAAATTCGGGAGGACGAACGACTGTCTAAGGAATTGATGGGACCGATTAAGGCAAAAAAGGTCTTAAAAATAGTGGTTTAA
- a CDS encoding uncharacterized protein (predicted protein): MEMLHSSLSSLRSVLAYFPPAQFFFPYHLSPGWTYLSFCYPLLPQVRALKFDITYYDRDSVSPGYWFVAPYGVIDPEPPTKQWKPCQVGPYIYDADGTLIWAGSCLYDNRNIFDFKAVPNIDGGSYLSFILQHAYRNDGNDKGTGYVLDQHYETVKAVPVTNDLGAFNMHEFNILDGGKTALACSYRNKYMSLGDLGRPDEYGWVVTGGFVELDTATGEVLFEWDSEGYIPIDESVRVGPSTPASGEPGWDYVHVNAVDKNAAGDYILSARFTSTIYLISGQDKSIIWRLGGEKSDFVQDFTFSKQHHVRFVESNATHTTISFLNNASDEAEQEEDTSAALIVQLHTSVSPMTAKVIERYSRPDGDLTRLRGSVQKLANGNVFVGWSERGYQSEHSPEGEVLMEASFASSRFSTYRSYKFDFTGRPSAPPDVVSSVYGTDETDLTTIFHVSWNGATDVASWNFHARVNQDGMPVLVGNTTKLDFETMYIADGYLDWVSVEAVDEDGNVLGTSEIQRTDTPSNWRLAGFQGDMTPTPHDPSTLYGDRTSADDDDDDDDDDDDTDEVYLKAQEAAETIYKAWEVIRGVGGLLIFVLVLCSTGGLLAVCRHTTRLLPRKVSH; encoded by the exons ATGGAGATGCTCCATAGTAGCCTGTCCTCTTTGCGGAGTGTTTTAGCCTATTTTCCTCCCGctcaatttttttttccctatcAT CTATCTCCTGGGTGGACTTATCTCTCCTTTTGTTATCCTCTC CTCCCACAAGTTAGGGCGTTGAAGTTCGATATCACCTACTATGACCGCGACTCCGTAAGTCCGGGCTACTGGTTCGTTGCGCCTTATGGCGTGATTGACCCAGAGCCTCCGACGAAGCAGTGGAAGCCGTGCCAAGTCGGGCCCTATATATACGATGCAGATGGT ACTCTCATCTGGGCTGGATCGTGCCTGTATGACAACCGCAATATCTTTGATTTCAAAGCGGTACCTAACATTGATGGCGGCTCCTACTTGTCTTTCATCTTGCAGCATGCATATAGGAACGATGGCAATGATAAGGGGACCGGATATGTCTTGGATCAGCATTATGAAACGGTGAAAGCCGTTCCGGTGACCAATGATCTCGGCGCATTCAACATGCACGAATTCAACATCCTCGACGGCGGAAAGACGGCTTTGGCTTGCTCATATCGAAACAAGTACATGAGCCTGGGTGACCTTGGTCGTCCCGATGAGTACGGTTGGGTTGTCACAGGTGGTTTTGTTGAACTGGACACGGCGACGGGTGAGGTGCTTTTCGAATGGGATTCAGAAGGCTACATCCCTATTGATGAATCCGTGAGAGTGGGCCCATCGACACCAGCTTCTGGCGAGCCTGGCTGGGATTATGTTCATGTTAACGCGGTCGATAAGAATGCTGCGGGAGACTATATCCTCTCAGCCCGGTTCACGAGCACTATCTATCTTATCTCCGGGCAGGACAAAAGTATCATCTGGCGGCTTGGTGGGGAAAAGTCGGATTTCGTCCAAGACTTCACATTCTCCAAGCAGCACCATGTTCGCTTTGTCGAATCCAACGCCACACACACCACCATTTCGTTCCTTAATAACGCTTCGGACGAGGccgaacaggaagaagacaccTCCGCTGCTCTCATCGTGCAACTCCACACCAGTGTTTCCCCGATGACCGCGAAGGTTATTGAGCGATATAGCCGTCCTGACGGGGACCTTACTCGGTTGCGCGGAAGCGTGCAAAAACTGGCCAATGGTAATGTCTTCGTTGGTTGGAGTGAACGAGGATACCAATCTGAACACTCCCCCGAAGGCGAGGTTCTTATGGAAGCCAGTTTTGCTTCCTCTCGCTTCTCTACGTACCGGTCGTACAAATTCGACTTCACTGGTCGTCCCAGTGCCCCGCCAGACGTAGTCTCGTCTGTCTATGGAACAGACGAAACCGACCTCACTACCATTTTCCACGTGAGCTGGAACGGCGCAACGGATGTTGCTTCGTGGAATTTCCACGCACGGGTGAACCAGGATGGGATGCCTGTGCTGGTAggcaacaccaccaagcTCGACTTCGAGACGATGTACATTGCGGACGGTTACTTGGACTGGGTTTCCGTGGAAGCAGTGGACGAGGACGGAAACGTCCTGGGTACCTCCGAGATCCAACGAACCGACACGCCGAGTAACTGGCGACTTGCCGGGTTCCAGGGGGACATGACGCCCACACCCCACGACCCATCGACTCTCTATGGGGATAGAACCAgtgccgatgacgatgacgatgacgatgacgatgacgatgacactGATGAAGTCTACCTGAAGGCTCAGGAAGCGGCCGAAACTATCTACAAAGCGTGGGAGGTCATCCGCGGGGTCGGAGGCCTTCTCATCTTTGTTCTAGTTCTATGCTCTACAGGCGGGCTCCTGGCGG TATGCAGGCATACCACGAGGTTGCTTCCGAGGAAGGTCAGCCATTGA
- a CDS encoding esterase/lipase family protein (predicted protein): MRFFTALSLFISGAAIASALPSSSETVEANCVKPYLCCGELKTPLDSTLDPILLDLGIDAASIVGSVGLLCLIPSKALTCLNGYAIIDLNSIHRHNPSPENLSIYPYKAKSDAPYSIAENTLRAAIHIPRSFSHKRDKKIPVLLVPGTAVPAAITFYFNFGKLRRALPESELVWIDLPQASLDDIQLSAEYVAYALNYVSALTSSKIAVISWSQGALDIQWALKYWPSTRSVVNDFIAISPDFHGTIVKWLVCPLLNDLACTPSIWQQGWDANFIQALRSQGGDSAYVTTTTIYSSFDKIVRPMSGENASARLLDYRGVGVSNNHLQTICANNAAGGLYTHEGVLYNPLAWALTVDALLHDGPSNITRIDTQKICEQVLPPYLELTDMLGTEALLLVALAKILTYSPKVSGEPDIAKYAY, encoded by the exons ATGAGGTTCTTTACCGCGctctccctcttcatctccgGCGCAGCCATCGCTTCGGccctcccttcctcctccgagacTGTCGAGGCCAACTGTGTCAAGCCATACCTGTGCTGCGGCGAGCTCAAAACACCTCTTGACTCTACTCTTGATCCGATCTTGTTGGATTTAGGGATCGACGCTGCAAGCATTGTTGGTTCCGTTGGCCTGCTCT GCCTGATACCTTCAAAGGCACTGACATGCCTGAATGGCTACGCGATCATTGACCTCAATTCGATTCACCGTCACAACCCATCCCCAGAAAACTTGAGCATATACCCATACAAAGCAAAGAGCGATGCGCCTTACTCCATTGCGGAAAATACTCTCCGGGCTGCAATTCACATTCCTAGATCATTCTCACACAAACGGGACAAGAAAATACCGGTGCTCCTGGTACCAGGAACTGCTGTTCCTGCGGCCATAACCTTTTATTTCAACTTTGGCAAGTTGAGGAGAGCCTTACCCGAAAGTGAGCTAGTTTGGATCGATCTCCCTCAGGCCTCGTTGGATGACATTCAATTGAGCGCTGAATATGTCGCCTATGCGCTCAATTATGTTTCCGCTTTGACCTCATCTAAGATTGCCGTGATTTCTTGGTCCCAAGGTGCACTGGATATTCAGTGGGCACTGAAGTACTGGCCATCTACCCGGAGCGTCGTCAACGACTTCATTGCTATCAGCCCCGACTTCCATGGAACAATAGTCAAGTGGCTGGTATGCCCTCTATTAAATGATTTAGCCTGTACTCCTTCGATTTGGCAGCAAGGGTGGGATGCAAACTTTATACAGGCCTTGCGGAGCCAAGGGGGAGACTCTGCCTATGTCACCACGACCACCATTTACTCTTCATTCGACAAGATTGTGCGACCCATGAGTGGGGAAAATGCTTCTGCTCGGCTACTGGACTACAGGGGGGTGGGCGTTTCCAATAACCATCTACAGACCATCTGCGCAAATAATGCCGCTGGTGGCCTCTATACGCATGAAGGCGTGTTGTACAACCCTCTTGCATGGGCCCTTACTGTTGACGCACTCCTTCACGATGGGCCTAGCAATATTACGCGAATCGATACCCAGAAGATCTGTGAACAAGTACTTCCGCCATATCTCGAATTAACTGATATGCTGGGAACCGAAGCCCTCCTTTTAGTAGCCCTAGCAAAGATTCTTACATATTCCCCGAAAGTCTCCGGTGAGCCTGACATTGCAAAGTATGCATATTAA
- a CDS encoding eukaryotic translation initiation factor 3 subunit D (translation initiation factor 3, subunit d (eIF-3d)): MAPISIADIVAALPAEDTWGPATSTDNMLQGVPYAPFSKGDKLGRMADWTSESKDQRTGRQAYNRNFRDQQVYGAGSSNLFSIQAAEDESSFSVVDNTRTSAKRTFGRGGGTVFRGRAQRGAGQRGGRAGFQRVGAGRGQGDRFYDNRGGRSNRGRRFGWKDYDKPQRTREPSVNVRPDWTMLEEVDFSRLLKLNLETPDGEDVDSYGFLYYYDRSYDKAPVKGAERRLQSLDRAAYNVTTSQDPVIQELAEKDAATVFATSDILSMLMCAPRSVYSWDIVIVHQGNKIYFDKREGASLDLVTVNENAIDAPLELAESSAKQESINTPSALAMEATFINHNFALQTVAESQDAKVDMKNANPFYNASEETEPLASKAYKYRRFDLSLERDEEPLNMVVRTEVDALLKNPVNGEDQQLIVKALNEFDSKAQGSGNALDWRSKLWSQRGAVVATEMKNNSLKLARWTTQAVLAKADGMKLGFVSRANPRSAAGHVVLGVVGYKPRDLAAQMNLNLGNGWGIVRTIVDRIRALDAEEDEEKVKKYVLIKDPNRPVLRLYSVPANTFEEDEEAAAEEEEQKAEEDEE, from the exons ATGGCACCTATTTCAATCGCCGACATTGTGGCAGCCCTGCCAGCGGAGGACACCTGGGGCCCCGCGACCTCGACCGACAATATGCTTCAGGGTGTCCCATATGCTCCCTTCTCCAAGGGTGATAAATTGGGTCGCATGGCCGACTGGACTTCCGAGTCCAAGGACCAAAGAACCGGTCGCCAGGCTTACAACCGCAACTTCCGGG ACCAACAAGTGTACGGAGCCGGTTCCTCCAACCTGTTCAGCATCCAGGCTGCCGAAGATGaatcttccttctcggtTGTTGACAATACTCGTACCTCCGCCAAGCGTACCTTTGGCCGGGGTGGTGGCACCGTCTTCCGCGGTCGCGCTCAGCGTGGCGCGGGCCAGAGAGGCGGCCGTGCTGGCTTCCAGCGTGTTGGTGCTGGCCGTGGCCAGGGTGATCGCTTCTACGACAACCGCGGGGGCCGCAGCAACCGTGGACGTCGCTTCGGATGGAAGGACTACGACAAGCCGCAGAGGACCCGTGAGCCGTCCGTCAACGTGCGCCCCGACTGGACTatgctggaggaagtggaCTTCAGCCGtctgctgaagctgaacCTAGAGACTCCCGATGGCGAGGACGTCGACTCGTATGGTTTCCTCTACTACTACGACCGGTCTTACGACAAGGCCCCTGTTAAGGGTGCTGAGCGTAGGCTGCAGTCTCTTGACCGTGCTGCGTACAACGTTACTACCTCCCAGGATCCTGTCATCCAGGAGCTCGCCGAGAAGGACGCAGCCACCGTTTTCGCTACCTCCGATATCCTGTCTATGCTTATGTGCGCGCCTCGCAGTGTCTACTCCTGGGATATTGTTATCGTGCACCAGGGCAACAAGATCTACTTCGACAAGCGTGAGGGTGCCTCTCTTGACTTGGTAACCGTCAATGAGAATGCGATTGACGCTCCTCTCGAGCTTGCCGAATCTTCGGCTAAGCAGGAGTCCATCAACACTCCCAGTGCTCTCGCTATGGAAGCCACCTTCATCAACCACAACTTTGCCCTGCAAACCGTCGCCGAGTCCCAGGATGCCAAGGTGGACATGAAGAACGCCAACCCCTTCTACAATGCTTCAGAGGAGACCGAGCCTCTTGCCTCCAAGGCCTACAAGTATCGCCGCTTCGATCTCTCCTTGGAACGTGATGAGGAGCCCCTGAACATGGTTGTCCGTACTGAAGTCGACGCCCTGTTGAAGAACCCCGTCAACGGCGAGGACCAGCAGCTGATCGTCAAGGCCCTGAACGAGTTCGACAGCAAGGCCCAGGGCTCCGGTAATGCTCTGGACTGGCGCAGCAAGCTCTGGTCGCAGCGCGGTGCCGTTGTTGCCactgagatgaagaacaacagcCTTAAGCTTGCCCGCTGGACCACCCAGGCTGTCCTTGCCAAGGCCGACGGCATGAAGCTCGGTTTCGTGTCTCGTGCTAACCCTCGCTCCGCCGCTGGCCACGTTGTCCTCGGTGTTGTTGGCTACAAGCCTCGTGATCTCGCCGCTCAGATGAACCTGAACCTGGGCAACGGATGGGGTATTGTGCGTACCATTGTGGACCGTATCCGTGCCCTGGAcgccgaggaggatgaggagaaggttAAGAAATACGTTCTCATCAAGGACCCCAACCGTCCCGTTCTCCGTCTCTACAGCGTGCCAGCCAATAccttcgaagaagatgaggaggctgccgctgaggaagaggagcagaaggccgaagaggatgaggagtAA
- the flbB gene encoding protein flbB (predicted protein), with product MASLNEGVLPLEADALNRQNDELNGRQSQGSLMKASMGTEWFRFFGSGQKKVTRDGQPAKRRGPKPDSKPALTRRQELNRQAQRTHRERKEQYMRALETEVSRLREAYTQEISAANLTVHQHREMVRSLSEENNILKEILAAHGISYGAEVERRKAERTSPTNATYQSSPFASSSVGSQPTAVAQSVPSTQHAYTTPPTTISAPSSSLSPIVNGIEHIDVSPTQELSPQHQNYSAAPCDALATLDRIAPASRQPNQPPGIFENDPQLQIDFILTLESPCREHTDYLCRRSITEADDEDMPFSGHALMASCPPPSYIANTTHEQAYPHQTYDLPHANLTTLLNLSRQLVTDGQITPIMALQCLKNHEMYRSLTRDDVKIIIETLNTKVRCYGFGAVVEDFELMDCLSSVVGSRVDMGFSRAGDDTLYS from the exons ATGGCTTCCCTGAATGAAGGAGTCTTGCCTTTGGAGGCAGATGCGTTGAATCGACAAAATGATGAACTCAATG GGCGACAATCGCAGGGTAGTTTAATGAAGGCGTCCATGGGAACAGAATGGTTTAGGTTTTTCGGAAGTGGACAAAAAAAGGTTACACGAG ATGGTCAACCAGCAAAACGACGGGGCCCAAAACCGGATAGCAAGCCGGCCCTTACAAGGCGCCAGGAATTGAATCGCCAGGCGCAAAG GACACATCGCGAACGCAAGGAACAGTATATGCGAGCGCTAGAGACCGAAGTCTCACGATTACGAGAGGCCTATACCCAAGAGATATCTGCGGCGAATTTGACTGTCCACCAACATCGAGAGATGGTCCGATCATTATCCGAGGAGAACAAcatattgaaagaaatcctaGCCGCACATGGCATCAGCTATGGGGCGGAAGTGGAACGTCGCAAGGCCGAACGCACAAGTCCAACAAATGCAACATATCAGTCTAGTCCTTTTGCCAGCAGTAGTGTTGGGTCGCAGCCTACAGCTGTCGCGCAGTCAGTTCCATCAACACAGCACGCTTACACGACGCCACCTACGACTATCTCAGCCCCATCTTCCAGTCTAAGTCCTATTGTGAACGGAATAGAGCACATTGACGTTTCGCCAACTCAAGAATTATCGCCTCAGCATCAAAATTACAGCGCTGCTCCCTGCGATGCCTTGGCAACTCTTGACCGGATAGCACCAGCGAGTCGCCAGCCTAATCAGCCACCGGGTATCTTCGAGAATGATCCTCAGCTACAAATAGACTTTATTTTGAC GTTAGAATCACCATGCCGCGAGCATACCGACTACCTTTGTCGAAGATCTATTACGGAggccgacgatgaggatatgCCTTTCTCCGGACACGCGTTAATGGCCTCCTGTCCGCCACCCAGTTATATTGCTAACACAACCCACGAACAAGCCTACCCGCATCAGACATATGATCTTCCACATGCCAATCTGACAACGCTGCTCAACCTGAGTCGACAGCTTGTGACCGATGGCCAAATTACACCAATCATGGCCCTCCAATGTTTAAAGAACCATGAAATGTATCGATCGTTGACCAGAGATGACGTAAAGATTATAATTGAGACGCTCAACACCAAAGTTAGGTGTTATGGTTTTGGAGCGGTGGTGGAAGACTTCGAGCTCATGGACTGTCTGAGCAGTGTCGTCGGGTCCAGGGTCGACATGGGATTCTCCCGCGCGGGCGATGACACGCTGTATTCATGA